Proteins encoded within one genomic window of Flavobacterium gilvum:
- a CDS encoding Wzz/FepE/Etk N-terminal domain-containing protein, with the protein MEQQIPNDEISLKELIEKVKEWYTYLLSQWKIIVLAGIVGAALGLAYSFIKKPIYTATLTFALEDEKSGGGLGGALGLASSFGIDLGSGGGSIFSGSNLTELFKSRTMVELTLMTPVTVNGKEISLAEMYIQNNKWRDSWNDNPKFMGIQFLPNTKRKYFTRVHDSILGIIYQNLSKSSLSVGQKDKKIAIISMDVTSTDEQFSLRFCEALAKQVGKFYVDTKSKKARMNMEILERQTDSIRAELNGAITGVAVANDNTFMLNPALNVRRAPSARRQVDVQANTAILTELVKQTELAKVAVRKETPLIQVIDRPILPLPKERFGKAKGLAIGGLLAEFFVVLGLVVRRLLKEFAVKS; encoded by the coding sequence ATGGAACAACAAATACCGAACGACGAAATTTCTTTAAAAGAATTGATTGAAAAAGTTAAGGAGTGGTATACTTATTTACTGTCTCAATGGAAAATCATTGTATTGGCAGGGATAGTAGGTGCTGCTTTAGGATTGGCTTACTCTTTTATCAAGAAACCGATCTATACCGCAACATTGACATTTGCATTGGAAGATGAAAAATCGGGTGGTGGATTAGGAGGTGCACTTGGATTGGCAAGTTCGTTTGGGATTGATTTGGGAAGCGGTGGAGGAAGTATCTTTTCCGGTTCCAATTTGACGGAGTTGTTCAAGTCTCGCACCATGGTAGAACTAACCTTGATGACTCCAGTTACGGTAAACGGAAAAGAAATTTCTTTGGCCGAAATGTATATTCAAAACAATAAATGGAGGGACAGTTGGAATGATAATCCTAAATTTATGGGCATACAATTTTTACCCAATACTAAACGTAAATATTTTACAAGAGTTCATGACAGTATTTTGGGGATAATCTATCAAAATTTATCCAAATCTTCTTTATCTGTTGGACAAAAAGATAAAAAGATTGCCATTATATCCATGGATGTGACTTCTACTGATGAACAATTTTCGCTTCGATTTTGTGAAGCACTTGCAAAACAAGTTGGTAAATTTTATGTTGATACTAAAAGTAAAAAGGCACGCATGAATATGGAAATTTTGGAACGTCAAACCGATTCTATTCGTGCTGAACTTAACGGAGCCATTACTGGAGTAGCAGTAGCCAATGACAATACTTTTATGCTGAATCCTGCGCTTAACGTGCGTCGTGCTCCATCTGCACGTAGGCAAGTAGATGTACAGGCCAATACAGCCATCTTAACGGAATTGGTCAAACAAACGGAACTGGCAAAAGTGGCGGTGCGTAAAGAAACACCTTTAATTCAGGTTATTGACCGACCTATTTTACCATTGCCTAAGGAACGTTTTGGGAAAGCTAAAGGATTAGCAATTGGAGGCTTATTGGCTGAATTTTTTGTGGTTTTGGGTTTGGTAGTGAGAAGGTTGTTGAAAGAATTTGCAGTTAAAAGTTAA